The Roseovarius nanhaiticus genome contains a region encoding:
- a CDS encoding MgtC/SapB family protein, with amino-acid sequence MVDFSEFILRVLFSGGCGLIVGLDREIKGKPLGAGVYVLVAIGSAALMAVTLNFALSSMAEDEAMSIDPTRLIQGIVGGIGFLGAGAIMSPSDDGRLKGVRSGAAIWAVGSIGIACGLGYLKEAAFISALIFIVLNIFDWLHIRGSE; translated from the coding sequence GTGGTCGATTTCAGTGAATTTATACTTCGCGTCCTTTTTTCTGGGGGGTGTGGGTTAATCGTCGGGCTTGATCGCGAGATCAAGGGCAAGCCTTTAGGGGCAGGAGTTTATGTCCTGGTCGCCATTGGCTCTGCCGCCTTGATGGCAGTCACCCTTAATTTTGCCCTGAGCAGTATGGCCGAGGACGAGGCCATGTCGATCGATCCCACCCGTCTGATCCAAGGTATTGTCGGCGGTATCGGCTTCCTCGGAGCGGGGGCGATCATGTCGCCCAGCGACGATGGACGGCTCAAGGGCGTTCGCAGCGGCGCGGCGATCTGGGCCGTAGGGTCGATCGGTATCGCCTGCGGGCTAGGTTACCTGAAAGAGGCGGCATTCATCTCCGCGCTGATCTTCATCGTTCTCAACATTTTTGACTGGCTTCACATCCGGGGGAGCGAATAG
- a CDS encoding DUF421 domain-containing protein has protein sequence MFFDGPILDALAKGSLLSVIGIAWIIFLVRIVGLRSFSKMTNFDFVMTVAMGSLLAGASQSQEWTGFLQTLTAMASLFAVQYGVSRLRRWSPRLDALVQNTPVLLMKDGVILHDNLRATRVAEEDLIAKLREANALELSTVRAVVLETTGDISVLHGDHVDEILFKGVAED, from the coding sequence ATGTTTTTTGACGGACCTATACTCGATGCGTTGGCCAAGGGTTCCCTACTGAGCGTGATCGGTATTGCCTGGATCATTTTTCTGGTCCGCATCGTGGGATTGAGATCATTCTCGAAAATGACGAATTTCGACTTCGTCATGACTGTTGCCATGGGCTCGCTTCTGGCCGGGGCGTCTCAGTCGCAGGAATGGACGGGATTTCTTCAGACGCTGACGGCGATGGCCAGCCTCTTTGCCGTCCAGTATGGCGTCTCGCGGCTGCGACGCTGGTCGCCGCGACTCGACGCGCTGGTTCAGAATACGCCGGTCCTGCTGATGAAGGACGGCGTCATCCTGCATGACAACCTGCGCGCGACGCGTGTGGCCGAGGAAGACCTGATCGCCAAACTGCGGGAGGCGAACGCGCTGGAGCTGTCGACGGTGCGCGCCGTGGTGCTGGAAACGACCGGCGATATCTCGGTGCTGCACGGCGATCATGTGGATGAGATCCTGTTCAAGGGCGTCGCCGAGGACTGA
- a CDS encoding cation:proton antiporter, producing MEDATFFEFSPYHLTLAVVGCIVILSRWFPRLISSREPAAAPLMILLGAGAVLMIPGLPAPPDPRTAPLLWEVMAEITVIVALFAAGMRVDSLGPPGKWAPTLRLLLIAMPLTIAAVAFLSVVLGGLTAGAAVLLAAVLAPTDPVLAADVQIAPPQEGQEHPVRFALTTEAALNDGLAFPFVYLGLILIAQGLAPAEWGLQWLLEDVIYRISIGAAMGWAGGWLLGQILFNLPRETRLADTGSGVIAIAGVFLCYGSTELVEGYGFIAVAAMGLSLRRIESEHHYHRHLHDFSESIEHALTALLLIALGGLLPALAAGLTWNHVAIAVLLIVVLRPLAGWISLTASALARSDRAVVAVYGVRGIGSIYYLAYATGYAELDNLSDLWIITALTIFLSTILHGFTVGWSMEKIGR from the coding sequence ATGGAAGACGCCACTTTCTTCGAATTCAGCCCCTATCATCTGACCCTCGCGGTCGTCGGCTGCATCGTGATCCTGTCACGCTGGTTTCCACGGCTCATTTCATCGCGCGAACCGGCGGCCGCGCCGCTGATGATCCTGCTGGGGGCCGGAGCCGTCTTGATGATCCCCGGCCTGCCCGCGCCCCCCGATCCGCGCACGGCGCCGCTGCTGTGGGAGGTGATGGCAGAGATCACCGTCATCGTTGCGCTCTTCGCGGCGGGCATGCGGGTCGACAGCCTCGGGCCGCCGGGAAAATGGGCACCGACGCTGCGGCTGCTCCTGATCGCGATGCCCCTGACCATCGCGGCGGTCGCGTTCCTCAGCGTGGTGCTGGGCGGGCTGACCGCCGGAGCTGCCGTTCTGCTGGCCGCCGTGCTTGCACCCACCGACCCAGTCCTTGCCGCCGACGTGCAGATCGCGCCGCCGCAGGAGGGACAGGAACATCCGGTGCGTTTCGCCCTGACCACGGAGGCCGCGCTGAACGACGGGCTGGCCTTTCCGTTCGTTTATCTCGGCCTGATCCTCATTGCGCAGGGTTTGGCCCCCGCTGAATGGGGGCTTCAGTGGTTGCTGGAGGACGTGATCTACCGGATTTCCATCGGGGCCGCGATGGGCTGGGCCGGGGGGTGGCTGCTGGGCCAGATACTGTTCAACCTGCCGCGCGAAACCCGGCTGGCCGATACTGGCTCGGGAGTGATCGCGATTGCCGGGGTGTTCCTGTGCTATGGCTCCACCGAACTGGTCGAGGGCTACGGTTTCATCGCCGTGGCCGCCATGGGCCTGTCGCTGAGGCGTATCGAGAGCGAACACCATTATCATCGGCATCTACACGATTTCTCGGAATCCATCGAACACGCCCTGACGGCGCTTCTGCTGATTGCCCTGGGTGGCCTGCTCCCCGCTCTGGCGGCGGGCCTGACCTGGAACCATGTCGCCATTGCGGTGCTGCTGATCGTGGTGCTGCGCCCGTTGGCCGGATGGATATCGCTGACGGCAAGCGCGCTGGCCCGTTCCGATCGGGCGGTGGTTGCCGTCTATGGCGTGCGCGGGATCGGGTCGATCTATTATTTGGCCTATGCGACAGGCTACGCCGAACTCGATAACCTGTCCGACCTGTGGATCATCACCGCACTGACGATTTTCCTGTCGACCATCCTACATGGTTTCACAGTGGGCTGGAGCATGGAAAAGATCGGGAGATGA